In the genome of Xanthomonas translucens pv. cerealis, one region contains:
- a CDS encoding nucleotide-binding protein, protein MIEVVRSEEEYRALADAALDRELERAKAGLTPSVSSKAAARFLGVHVDTLGQWRRRTPPLGPAFQKGAGNNEGGANQHVRYLFVDLQEWQTARTGKTVKQRLLVDELELYKQRARELEMELEIRALREQVARMTKRAGRILALETAKECLETSHDWILLDGLVIGHVLTVPETILNQGLILGSVLHATLSDVLTLPWTNSRTRDEFSAQMNTALATLMSQLQNERSVQRARDLAARLPDLAGDCRDRF, encoded by the coding sequence ATGATTGAGGTCGTTCGCAGCGAGGAGGAATACCGCGCGCTTGCCGATGCTGCATTGGACAGGGAGTTAGAACGGGCCAAGGCCGGCCTGACCCCATCCGTGAGCAGCAAGGCGGCGGCCCGGTTTCTGGGGGTCCACGTGGACACGCTCGGACAGTGGCGTCGGCGGACGCCGCCCCTGGGGCCTGCGTTTCAGAAAGGGGCGGGGAACAATGAGGGCGGAGCTAACCAGCACGTCCGTTATCTGTTCGTCGACCTGCAGGAGTGGCAGACAGCTCGAACGGGCAAAACGGTGAAACAACGCCTTCTGGTCGACGAGTTGGAGCTTTATAAGCAGCGGGCTCGGGAGCTTGAAATGGAGCTCGAAATTCGGGCGCTTCGGGAGCAGGTGGCTCGAATGACGAAGAGAGCTGGCCGTATCCTTGCGCTGGAGACAGCGAAGGAGTGCTTGGAGACTTCCCACGACTGGATTCTCTTGGATGGTCTGGTCATTGGCCACGTTCTGACGGTGCCTGAGACAATCCTCAATCAAGGTTTAATTTTGGGGTCGGTATTGCACGCCACCCTCAGCGACGTGCTGACTTTGCCATGGACTAACAGCAGAACGCGCGACGAGTTTTCTGCACAGATGAATACAGCTCTGGCTACACTGATGTCGCAGCTACAGAATGAACGTTCAGTGCAGCGGGCGCGGGATCTGGCTGCGCGCCTTCCCGACCTTGCTGGTGATTGCCGAGACAGGTTCTGA
- a CDS encoding site-specific integrase yields the protein MDTVVATEATALRRRGTKFKLSYRQICELSVAKGPVEGKQGRPVIAPRPAAEAGKPYRVLDGNQGAPTGFGFYVGSTRTTYEVVVRGPSGVRRFSVGSVTDMGPEQAYELARQKLAVVRETGEHPSRQEARSEQLLQLKGVTLADCFAAYIEDLEKKVRNKKAKPASVRAVQDSLARFSRAEVGLADKAILRLTDRDIHEAFDNLRRSSMVRSNRIPTAMRTALADHSDWAELSTQQLEALGISGRYLQRVKAAGRASTEHSFTDAKRAVDLVLKRERKAAAREQREPVLRYNPFQVIHDDDMLRDAQELRRHYERAEVRNPLGDDTLPKVLKVILARRDEQGGLNATGADYLLLTLLWGTRRSEAAQLRWFDRCSPGELRQSEVSWVWLAGPDEVNPYTRRAGSQVYLFDTKSGEERYLPVTYFAQKVLERRFDERVDAVEAQRKLADNEALLKAGKSKGAGNELLVRLGEEVERTRRSLARSAFVFPARSHHSKTGHYSDSKSIVANVRRDAGLVDVRAEVDIGLTTHDFRRTLGRYAALLFGESRIVSQLLHHHTPGLGTDRMAAVSERYTEQEWSKLREAMARVEESMIAMSPRVWNRLKGTDRPRLDEVNDEPVTIFATRNRRIALDD from the coding sequence ATGGATACGGTTGTTGCGACGGAGGCGACTGCCCTGCGTCGCCGAGGCACCAAGTTTAAGCTGAGCTACCGGCAAATCTGCGAACTGAGCGTGGCCAAGGGCCCGGTCGAAGGCAAGCAGGGGAGGCCGGTCATCGCTCCACGCCCCGCCGCAGAGGCGGGGAAGCCCTATAGGGTTTTGGACGGCAACCAGGGTGCCCCTACCGGGTTCGGCTTCTATGTTGGCAGCACCCGCACGACCTACGAGGTCGTGGTTCGAGGGCCCTCAGGCGTTCGGCGGTTCTCGGTGGGAAGCGTGACTGACATGGGGCCCGAGCAGGCCTACGAGCTGGCCCGGCAGAAGTTGGCCGTGGTCCGAGAGACGGGCGAGCACCCGTCTCGGCAGGAGGCTCGCAGCGAGCAGCTGCTTCAGCTTAAAGGGGTCACCCTGGCCGATTGCTTTGCCGCCTATATCGAAGACCTCGAAAAGAAGGTCCGCAACAAGAAGGCCAAGCCGGCCAGCGTCCGAGCGGTTCAGGACAGCCTGGCGCGGTTCTCGCGCGCTGAAGTCGGACTGGCCGACAAAGCCATCCTCCGGCTGACGGACCGGGACATCCACGAAGCCTTCGACAACCTGCGGCGGTCGTCCATGGTTCGGTCCAATCGGATTCCGACGGCGATGCGGACGGCCTTGGCCGACCATTCCGACTGGGCGGAGCTTTCCACGCAGCAACTGGAGGCTCTGGGGATCAGCGGTCGATACCTTCAGCGGGTCAAAGCGGCTGGGCGGGCTTCGACCGAACATTCGTTCACCGATGCCAAGCGGGCCGTTGACTTGGTGCTCAAGCGCGAACGGAAGGCGGCTGCCCGAGAGCAACGAGAGCCCGTGCTGCGCTACAACCCGTTCCAGGTCATTCACGACGACGACATGCTCCGGGACGCCCAGGAGCTCCGCCGGCACTACGAGCGGGCCGAGGTTCGGAACCCGTTGGGCGACGACACGCTGCCCAAGGTGCTGAAAGTGATTCTCGCTCGGCGGGACGAACAGGGCGGCTTGAATGCCACTGGGGCGGACTACTTGCTGCTGACCCTGCTGTGGGGCACGCGCCGCAGCGAGGCTGCGCAGCTTCGGTGGTTCGACCGGTGCTCGCCAGGTGAGTTGCGGCAATCGGAGGTGTCCTGGGTCTGGCTGGCCGGGCCGGACGAGGTGAATCCCTACACCCGTCGGGCGGGTTCGCAGGTCTACTTGTTCGATACGAAGAGTGGAGAAGAGCGCTATCTGCCGGTGACGTATTTCGCACAAAAGGTGTTGGAGCGTCGGTTCGATGAACGCGTCGATGCAGTTGAAGCGCAAAGGAAGCTCGCGGACAACGAGGCATTGTTGAAGGCGGGCAAGTCCAAAGGTGCCGGCAACGAGTTGCTGGTGAGACTGGGGGAAGAAGTCGAGCGGACGCGCCGCTCACTGGCGCGGTCGGCCTTCGTGTTCCCTGCCAGATCCCATCACAGCAAGACGGGCCACTATTCCGACAGCAAATCGATTGTTGCAAACGTCCGCCGGGATGCTGGGCTCGTGGATGTGCGGGCCGAAGTCGACATCGGGCTGACTACACACGATTTCCGGCGAACTCTGGGCCGCTACGCAGCGCTGCTGTTCGGCGAAAGCCGGATCGTATCGCAGCTGCTTCACCACCATACGCCCGGGCTCGGGACGGATCGCATGGCTGCGGTCTCCGAACGCTACACCGAGCAGGAGTGGTCCAAGCTCCGGGAGGCAATGGCGCGTGTGGAGGAGAGCATGATCGCCATGAGTCCAAGGGTGTGGAACAGGCTCAAGGGGACGGATCGACCGCGCTTGGACGAGGTGAACGATGAACCCGTTACTATCTTTGCTACTAGGAACCGAAGGATCGCGCTGGATGATTGA
- a CDS encoding H-NS family nucleoid-associated regulatory protein: MSKKTLESITSAKAKLEEELRKLEEQEATLRQERAAIAVAEITSLLSQYSEHFTPKQKAELAVAIGASSPGRGRKAAPAQGKKEVAPKYWLPHTHETWSGRGRPPRAFTAWEGTAAYKQWKASHPDEKFPKYPG; encoded by the coding sequence ATGAGTAAGAAGACGTTGGAGTCGATCACCTCTGCCAAGGCCAAGCTCGAAGAAGAGCTCCGCAAGCTTGAAGAACAAGAAGCAACGCTCCGCCAAGAACGGGCCGCCATCGCTGTGGCGGAAATCACGAGCCTACTGAGCCAATACAGCGAGCACTTCACCCCGAAGCAGAAGGCGGAACTGGCAGTCGCCATCGGCGCCAGCAGCCCGGGCCGTGGCCGCAAGGCTGCCCCTGCCCAGGGCAAGAAGGAAGTCGCCCCCAAGTATTGGCTGCCCCATACCCACGAGACCTGGAGCGGCCGGGGTCGTCCCCCGCGCGCCTTCACGGCATGGGAGGGCACCGCGGCTTACAAGCAGTGGAAGGCCAGTCACCCGGACGAGAAGTTCCCGAAGTATCCCGGGTGA